From Primulina tabacum isolate GXHZ01 chromosome 2, ASM2559414v2, whole genome shotgun sequence, one genomic window encodes:
- the LOC142522161 gene encoding vesicle-associated membrane protein 721-like, with the protein MGQHSLIYSFVARGTVILAEYTEFTGNFTGIAAQCLQKLPATNNKFTYNCDGHTFNYLVEDGFTYCVVAVGSAGRQIPIAFLERVKEDFTKKYAGGKAATAVANSLNKEFGPKMKEQMQYCVDHPEEISKLAKVKAQVSEVKGVMMENIEKVLDRGEKIELLVDKTENLRSQAQDFRTQGTKMRRKMWLQNMKIKLIVLGIIIALILIIVLSVCGGFKCH; encoded by the exons ATGGGGCAGCACTCGTTGATCTACAGTTTTGTGGCGCGTGGAACGGTAATCCTGGCGGAGTACACTGAGTTCACGGGGAATTTCACCGGAATCGCGGCGCAGTGTTTACAGAAACTTCCAGCCACCAATAATAAGTTTACGTACAACTGCGATGGACACACCTTCAATTATCTCGTCGAGGATGGATTCA CTTATTGTGTCGTGGCTGTTGGATCTGCTGGAAGACAGATTCCGATTGCATTTCTTGAGCGAGTGAAGGAGGATTTCACCAAGAAATATGCAGGAGGGAAGGCTGCAACAGCTGTTGCCAACAGCCTGAATAAAGAGTTTGG ACCCAAAATGAAGGAGCAAATGCAGTATTGTGTGGATCATCCAGAGGAGATTAGCAAGCTTGCAAAGGTGAAAGCTCAGGTTTCAGAAGTTAAAGGGGTGATGATGGAAAACATTGAAAAG GTTCTTGACCGTGGAGAGAAAATTGAACTTCTGGTTGATAAAACTGAAAATCTTCGTTCTCAG GCACAAGATTTCAGGACACAAGGAACCAAGATGAGGAGAAAGATGTGGTTGCAAAACATGAAGATAAAGCTAATTGTTCTTGGCATTATCATCGCCCTGATCCTTATCATTGTTTTGTCGGTCTGTGGTGGATTCAAATGTCATTAG
- the LOC142522169 gene encoding uncharacterized protein LOC142522169 isoform X2, with translation MDRYHKVEKPKPQSPVNENEIRITSQGLVRNYISYATSLLQERRVKEIVLKAMGQAISKTVAIAEIIKRRIPRLHQDTAISSLSITDTFEPIEEGLETVEQTRHVSMISITLSSKELNKNSPGYQAPLHVNQTKPYYIYQPQPPPPRQAHAVYNTDYRDNYGRGRGRGRGRGGGWTRGGYGNYQDNGGYPNWGRGSGRGGWSYNGGGYLRGRGGSGGGRGRGRGRGSGRMGNHPRSGGYQV, from the exons ATGGATAGATACCACAAGGTGGAGAAGCCGAAGCCTCAATCTCCCGTCAATGAGAATGAGATTCGAATTACTTCTCAGGGTTTGGTTCGTAATTACATCAGCTATGCCACTTCCCTACTACAG GAGAGACGAGTGAAGGAGATTGTCTTGAAAGCAATGGGTCAAGCCATAAGCAAGACAGTAGCTATTGCAGAGATCATTAAG AGAAGGATTCCTAGACTCCATCAGGACACTGCCATCAGTTCATTGAGCATAACTGATACTTTTGAACCCATTGAAGAGGGCCTTGAAAC TGTGGAGCAGACACGTCATGTCTCAATGATTTCAATCACCCTTTCTTCGAAGGAGCTTAACAAGAATTCTCCTGG GTATCAAGCTCCATTGCATGTAAATCAAACTAAACCGTATTATATCTATCAGCCACAACCACCACCTCCAAGACAAGCACATGCAGTGTACAACACCGATTACAGAG ATAATTATGGACGAGGAAGAGGTCGCGGCAGAGGGAGGGGGGGAGGTTGGACTAGAGGTGGATATGGAAACTACCAAG ATAATGGTGGATATCCTAATTGGGGCCGTGGCAGTGGACGTGGTGGTTGGAGTTATAATG GTGGGGGATACTTAAGAGGGAGAGGTGGAAGTGGAGGTGGCAGAGGCCGTGGCCGTGGCCGTGGAAGTGGAAGGATGGGTAACCACCCAAGAAGCGGTGGTTACCAAGTATAG
- the LOC142522169 gene encoding uncharacterized protein LOC142522169 isoform X1, translating into MDRYHKVEKPKPQSPVNENEIRITSQGLVRNYISYATSLLQERRVKEIVLKAMGQAISKTVAIAEIIKRRIPRLHQDTAISSLSITDTFEPIEEGLETVEQTRHVSMISITLSSKELNKNSPGYQAPLHVNQTKPYYIYQPQPPPPRQAHAVYNTDYRVLDNYGRGRGRGRGRGGGWTRGGYGNYQDNGGYPNWGRGSGRGGWSYNGGGYLRGRGGSGGGRGRGRGRGSGRMGNHPRSGGYQV; encoded by the exons ATGGATAGATACCACAAGGTGGAGAAGCCGAAGCCTCAATCTCCCGTCAATGAGAATGAGATTCGAATTACTTCTCAGGGTTTGGTTCGTAATTACATCAGCTATGCCACTTCCCTACTACAG GAGAGACGAGTGAAGGAGATTGTCTTGAAAGCAATGGGTCAAGCCATAAGCAAGACAGTAGCTATTGCAGAGATCATTAAG AGAAGGATTCCTAGACTCCATCAGGACACTGCCATCAGTTCATTGAGCATAACTGATACTTTTGAACCCATTGAAGAGGGCCTTGAAAC TGTGGAGCAGACACGTCATGTCTCAATGATTTCAATCACCCTTTCTTCGAAGGAGCTTAACAAGAATTCTCCTGG GTATCAAGCTCCATTGCATGTAAATCAAACTAAACCGTATTATATCTATCAGCCACAACCACCACCTCCAAGACAAGCACATGCAGTGTACAACACCGATTACAGAG TTTTAGATAATTATGGACGAGGAAGAGGTCGCGGCAGAGGGAGGGGGGGAGGTTGGACTAGAGGTGGATATGGAAACTACCAAG ATAATGGTGGATATCCTAATTGGGGCCGTGGCAGTGGACGTGGTGGTTGGAGTTATAATG GTGGGGGATACTTAAGAGGGAGAGGTGGAAGTGGAGGTGGCAGAGGCCGTGGCCGTGGCCGTGGAAGTGGAAGGATGGGTAACCACCCAAGAAGCGGTGGTTACCAAGTATAG
- the LOC142537201 gene encoding uncharacterized protein LOC142537201: MQILHWLPNIASESPKVPTFSPFVKKKSLQEKKNFGSILLHKERMLKQRQLKRVEPIKLCCKNLNVSYFFRGKNIQKTWSYHTVQLKRLASFRRRQNYVHSMKMKSEEIARGLGVSHMADSPTTYVGSKILPITDITQSFAANCKDQCSNGCTNEKASGGRTKAISRMKELLKRAAAAAKAEKGGKYIGRKAMHLRNKPALKTMPDYDQLSNQSPKISFRWDTESCSTASSAYLTFSGAISVTYPMRINDQVFASAAASVNSTPSHARGRSGRGNWITTDSEFVVLEL; encoded by the exons ATGCAG ATTCTTCATTGGCTCCCCAACATTGCCTCAGAGTCTCCCAAAGTGCCAACTTTTAGTCCCTTTGTCAAGAAAAAAAGTCTTCAAG aaaaaaaaaattttggttcAATACTTCTGCATAAAGAACGCATGCTTAAACAAAGGCAATTGAAGCGAGTGGAACCGATCAAGTTGTGCTGCAAGAACTTAAATGTTTCCTACTTCTTTCGGGGAAAAAACATCCAAAAGACTTGGTCTTACCATACTGTACAACTAAAAAGACTTGCAAGCTTTCGCAGAAGGCAGAATTATGTCCATTCCATGAAGATGAAATCCGAAGAAATAGCAAGAGGATTAGGCGTTTCACACATGGCAGATTCTCCTACAACTTATGTAGGGAGTAAGATCTTGCCCATTACAGATATAACCCAGTCATTTGCAGCAAACTGTAAGGATCAATGCAGCAACGGATGCACGAACGAAAAGGCCAGTGGCGGAAGAACCAAGGCCATTTCAAGGATGAAGGAGTTGCTGAAAcgggctgctgctgctgctaagGCTGAAAAGGGAGGAAAATATATTGGTAGAAAG GCGATGCATCTTCGGAACAAACCGGCTTTAAAGACAATGCCAGATTATGATCAACTTAGCAATCAGTCCCCAAAGATCAGTTTTAGATGGGATACGGAGAGTTGCTCAACTGCTTCCTCTGCTTATTTGACGTTTTCGGGGGCAATTTCAGTGACTTATCCGATGAGAATCAATGATCAAGTATTTGCAAGTGCAGCAGCTTCTGTGAACTCTACTCCTTCACATGCTAGAGGTCGTTCTGGTAGAGGAAATTGGATCACCACTGATTCTGAAT TTGTGGTACTGGAGTTGTGA
- the LOC142537202 gene encoding uncharacterized protein LOC142537202 gives MLLCFRRIGSGAMEFLLPTFGRKREVDSMIRDTIDKVLVLRFGRSSDAVCLQLDDVLYKSARDVSRFATVALVDVDSEEIQVYVKYFDVTFIPSTIFFFNAHHMKIDSGSADHTKWVGSFRTKQDFIDVVEAVFRGAMKGKLIVSCPLPPEGIPKFQLLYKDV, from the exons ATGCTTCTCTGTTTCAGACGGATTGGAAGTGGAGCAATGGAATTTTTGCTACCAACATTCGGCCGGAAAAGGGAAGTGGATTCCATGATCAGAGACACCATAGACAAAGTCCTCGTCCTCCGCTTCGGCCGCTCCTCCGACGCCGTCTGCCTCCAGCTCGACGACGTC CTGTATAAATCAGCTAGAGACGTGTCGAGATTCGCGACGGTGGCGTTGGTGGATGTTGATTCAGAGGAGATTCAAGTTTACGTCAAGTATTTCGACGTCACTTTTATACCTTCTacgattttcttcttcaatgcTCACCACATGAAGATAGATTCAGG AAGTGCTGATCACACTAAATGGGTTGGTTCATTTCGGACAAAACAAGACTTCATTGATGTTGTCGAG GCTGTATTTAGAGGGGCCATGAAGGGCAAGCTTATCGTTAGCTGTCCACTGCCTCCAGAAGGAATACCAAAGTTTCAGTTGCTCTACAAAGATGTGTAG
- the LOC142522180 gene encoding sterol 3-beta-glucosyltransferase UGT80A2-like isoform X1: MSNEEGANTASSAVDVSIHSKEDAPESISAPVDTAASAPPLSNGSSDSSGSRGASFFRVNTVPPEILNSDKLDAPSGLERSKTEKHLPNTEKQRRNNILAEEAAQIFDDRISVQQKLKLLNRIATVKDDGTVEFEVPGDVEPQALGVGSGKTFGEVDEEPLDDSDLQYIPPMQIVMLIVGTRGDVQPFVAIGKQLQDYGHRVRLATHSNFKEFVLTSGLEFYPLGGDPKVLAGYMVKNKGFLPSGPSEIPVQRNQIKEIIYSLLAACKEPDMDSGIPFKADAMIANPPAYGHTHVAEALKIPLHIFFTMPWTPTSEFPHPLSRVKQPAGYRLSYQIVDSLIWLGIRDMINDVRKKKLRLRPVTYLSGSQGSEADIPHGYIWSPHLVPKPKDWGPKVDVVGFCFLDLATNFEPPEALVNWLKSGPKPIYIGFGSLPVQEPEKMTKIIVEALEITKQRGIINKGWGGLGNLAEEKDFVYLLDNCPHDWLFLQCAAVVHHGGAGTTAAGLKAACPTTIIPFFGDQPFWGERVHARKVGPPPIPVDEFSLQKLVDAINFMLDPKVKEQAVELAKAMENEDGVTGAVKAFFKHLPRKKVEPDPEHMPSSILSIRRCFGCS, translated from the exons ATGTCGAACGAGGAGGGAGCTAACACTGCTTCTAGTGCAGTTGATGTTTCCATTCACTCCAAGGAAGATGCTCCGGAGAGTATTTCTGCTCCAGTTGATACAGCGGCCTCAGCTCCACCGCTTTCCAATGGCAGCAGCGACTCTTCAG GGAGCAGAGGGGCGAGTTTTTTTCGAGTGAATACTGTGCCTCCGGAAATTCTGAATTCTGATAAATTAGATGCTCCTTCGGGGTTGGAAAGATCGAAAACTGAGAAGCATCTTCCTAACACTGAGAAGCAGCGACGGAATAATATACTCGCCGAAGAGGCTGCACAAATATTTGATGACCGAATATCTGTACAACAGAAG CTCAAATTGTTGAACAGAATTGCTACTGTCAAAGATGATGGAACTGTAGAATTTGAAGTTCCTGGAGACGTTGAACCTCAAGCCCTTGGTGTTGGCTCTGGAAAAACATTTGGTGAAGTTGATGAAGAGCCGCTGGATGATTCAGACCTTCAGTATATTCCTCCTATGCAAATTGTGATGCTTATTGTTGGAACTCGTGGAGATGTACAGCCATTTGTTGCTATTGGAAAGCAACTGCAG GATTATGGACATCGTGTTAGATTGGCTACTCATTCTAATTTCAAAGAGTTTGTACTGACTTCTGGGCTGGAATTCTATCCCCTTGGTGGGGATCCAAAAGTTCTTGCTGGAT ATATGGTAAAAAACAAAGGGTTCTTGCCGTCCGGGCCTTCAGAAATACCTGTACAAAGAAATCAAATAAAGGAAATTATATATTCTCTACTAGCAGCATGCAAAGAGCCTGACATGGACTCTGGTATTCCTTTCAAAGCAGATGCAATGATTGCGAATCCTCCAGCATATG GGCACACACATGTCGCAGAGGCACTGAAAATTCCTCTTCATATATTTTTCACAATGCCATGGAC GCCAACCAGTGAATTCCCCCATCCTTTGTCTCGTGTTAAGCAGCCAGCTGGATATAGA TTATCGTATCAGATAGTTGACTCGTTGATATGGCTAGGAATAAGAGACATGATAAATGACGTTAGGAAAAAAAAGCTGAGGCTACGCCCTGTCACTTATTTGAGCGGTTCACAAGGATCCGAGGCAGATATTCCGCATGGCTATATATGGAGTCCTCACCTTGTTCCAAAACCAAAAG ATTGGGGCCCTAAGGTTGATGTGGTTGGATTTTGCTTCCTTGATCTTGCGACAAATTTTGAACCGCCTGAGGCACTTGTAAACTGGCTTAAATCTGGCCCAAAGCCTATTTATATTGGATTTGGCAGCCTG CCTGTTCAAGAACCAGAGAAAATGACGAAAATAATTGTCGAAGCTTTAGAAATAACTAAACAAAGGGGTATTATCAATAAAGGCTGGGGTGGCCTTGGTAACT TGGCTGAAGAGAAGGACTTTGTATATTTGCTTGATAATTGCCCTCATGATTGGCTTTTCTTGCAATGCGCAGCCGTG GTGCACCATGGAGGTGCAGGAACAACGGCTGCTGGTCTTAAAGCTGCG TGTCCCACAACAATCATTCCTTTCTTTGGGGACCAACCTTTTTGGGGAGAAAGAGTTCATGCCAGAAAAGTTGGTCCTCCACCTATTCCAGTTGATGAATTTTCACTTCAAAAGCTTGTTGATGCAATCAATTTTATGCTAGATCCCAAG GTCAAGGAGCAAGCAGTTGAGCTTGCGAAGGCCATGGAAAACGAAGATGGTGTCACTGGAGCTGTGAAAGCATTCTTCAAACACCTTCCACGCAAAAAAGTTGAGCCCGACCCAGAACACATGCCATCAAGTATCTTATCAATAAGGAGATGCTTCGGTTGTTCCTAG
- the LOC142522180 gene encoding sterol 3-beta-glucosyltransferase UGT80A2-like isoform X2: MLLRGWKDRKLRSIFLTLRSSDGIIYSPKRLHKYLMTEYLYNRRIATVKDDGTVEFEVPGDVEPQALGVGSGKTFGEVDEEPLDDSDLQYIPPMQIVMLIVGTRGDVQPFVAIGKQLQDYGHRVRLATHSNFKEFVLTSGLEFYPLGGDPKVLAGYMVKNKGFLPSGPSEIPVQRNQIKEIIYSLLAACKEPDMDSGIPFKADAMIANPPAYGHTHVAEALKIPLHIFFTMPWTPTSEFPHPLSRVKQPAGYRLSYQIVDSLIWLGIRDMINDVRKKKLRLRPVTYLSGSQGSEADIPHGYIWSPHLVPKPKDWGPKVDVVGFCFLDLATNFEPPEALVNWLKSGPKPIYIGFGSLPVQEPEKMTKIIVEALEITKQRGIINKGWGGLGNLAEEKDFVYLLDNCPHDWLFLQCAAVVHHGGAGTTAAGLKAACPTTIIPFFGDQPFWGERVHARKVGPPPIPVDEFSLQKLVDAINFMLDPKVKEQAVELAKAMENEDGVTGAVKAFFKHLPRKKVEPDPEHMPSSILSIRRCFGCS; this comes from the exons ATGCTCCTTCGGGGTTGGAAAGATCGAAAACTGAGAAGCATCTTCCTAACACTGAGAAGCAGCGACGGAATAATATACTCGCCGAAGAGGCTGCACAAATATTTGATGACCGAATATCTGTACAACAGAAG AATTGCTACTGTCAAAGATGATGGAACTGTAGAATTTGAAGTTCCTGGAGACGTTGAACCTCAAGCCCTTGGTGTTGGCTCTGGAAAAACATTTGGTGAAGTTGATGAAGAGCCGCTGGATGATTCAGACCTTCAGTATATTCCTCCTATGCAAATTGTGATGCTTATTGTTGGAACTCGTGGAGATGTACAGCCATTTGTTGCTATTGGAAAGCAACTGCAG GATTATGGACATCGTGTTAGATTGGCTACTCATTCTAATTTCAAAGAGTTTGTACTGACTTCTGGGCTGGAATTCTATCCCCTTGGTGGGGATCCAAAAGTTCTTGCTGGAT ATATGGTAAAAAACAAAGGGTTCTTGCCGTCCGGGCCTTCAGAAATACCTGTACAAAGAAATCAAATAAAGGAAATTATATATTCTCTACTAGCAGCATGCAAAGAGCCTGACATGGACTCTGGTATTCCTTTCAAAGCAGATGCAATGATTGCGAATCCTCCAGCATATG GGCACACACATGTCGCAGAGGCACTGAAAATTCCTCTTCATATATTTTTCACAATGCCATGGAC GCCAACCAGTGAATTCCCCCATCCTTTGTCTCGTGTTAAGCAGCCAGCTGGATATAGA TTATCGTATCAGATAGTTGACTCGTTGATATGGCTAGGAATAAGAGACATGATAAATGACGTTAGGAAAAAAAAGCTGAGGCTACGCCCTGTCACTTATTTGAGCGGTTCACAAGGATCCGAGGCAGATATTCCGCATGGCTATATATGGAGTCCTCACCTTGTTCCAAAACCAAAAG ATTGGGGCCCTAAGGTTGATGTGGTTGGATTTTGCTTCCTTGATCTTGCGACAAATTTTGAACCGCCTGAGGCACTTGTAAACTGGCTTAAATCTGGCCCAAAGCCTATTTATATTGGATTTGGCAGCCTG CCTGTTCAAGAACCAGAGAAAATGACGAAAATAATTGTCGAAGCTTTAGAAATAACTAAACAAAGGGGTATTATCAATAAAGGCTGGGGTGGCCTTGGTAACT TGGCTGAAGAGAAGGACTTTGTATATTTGCTTGATAATTGCCCTCATGATTGGCTTTTCTTGCAATGCGCAGCCGTG GTGCACCATGGAGGTGCAGGAACAACGGCTGCTGGTCTTAAAGCTGCG TGTCCCACAACAATCATTCCTTTCTTTGGGGACCAACCTTTTTGGGGAGAAAGAGTTCATGCCAGAAAAGTTGGTCCTCCACCTATTCCAGTTGATGAATTTTCACTTCAAAAGCTTGTTGATGCAATCAATTTTATGCTAGATCCCAAG GTCAAGGAGCAAGCAGTTGAGCTTGCGAAGGCCATGGAAAACGAAGATGGTGTCACTGGAGCTGTGAAAGCATTCTTCAAACACCTTCCACGCAAAAAAGTTGAGCCCGACCCAGAACACATGCCATCAAGTATCTTATCAATAAGGAGATGCTTCGGTTGTTCCTAG